The following are encoded together in the Macadamia integrifolia cultivar HAES 741 chromosome 10, SCU_Mint_v3, whole genome shotgun sequence genome:
- the LOC122092007 gene encoding BRCA1-associated RING domain protein 1-like has translation MTDSVNSGRFFFLNPWLLHLQKMCLELKCPLCLNLLNRPLLIPCNHILCSSCIPRSTEFGSKCPVCISPFVDKDLRPAPHMERMVHIYKSMDAAFGSNRLHWVPQNQIDAADFGRTLDQYPITFTTVIDDILRKESIDNMRKGTSSNPKSSSASFTC, from the exons ATGACGGATTCGGTGAATAGCGGTCGcttttttttcctcaatccaTGGTTGCTTCACTTGCAGAAGATGTGTCTAGAACTAAAGTGTCCCCTATG CTTGAACTTACTGAACCGACCATTATTGATACCTTGCAATCACATATTATGCAG TTCTTGCATTCCTAGATCAACAGAGTTCGGTTCCAAGTGTCCGGTCTGTATATCACCTTTTGTTGATAAAG ATTTAAGACCGGCTCCTCACATGGAACGTATGGTTCATATCTATAAGAGCATGGATGCCGCCTTTGGCTCTAATCGCTTGCATTGGGTacctcaaaatcaaattgatgcGGCTG ATTTTGGAAGGACATTGGATCAATACCCAATTACGTTTACTACTgttattgatgatattttgaggAAGGAATCGATTGACAACATGCGAAAGGGAACCTCCAGCAACCCAAAGTCATCCTCGGCATCTTTTACATGCTAA